From the genome of Kluyveromyces lactis strain NRRL Y-1140 chromosome F complete sequence:
AGGGTACACTCCGTTGGTGCTTCCAGGCTTATCTTCCGCTCTTGCAGCTACAGTCGTGTCAAATATTCCTGCAACTCAACGTGACGTAGCAGATCAAGTCTTAATCTGCACAGGTACAGGCAGAAAGGGTGCATTACCAAACATCCCCGAATATGTGGAAACGAGGACTACCGTTTTCCTCATGTCATTGCACAGGGCACAAGTGTTGATCGATGCATTGTTGGAGAAAGGATGGGATGAAAACGTTCCTGCGGCCATAGTAGAAAGAGCCTCTTGTCCAGATCAACGTATCACAAGAACTTTACTGAAAAACATACCACAAACAGTAGAGGAAATTGGATCAAGACCCCCAGGTCTATTAGTTGTAGGAAATGCCATCAATGTTCTAACCGATCCAGAACTATTGAAGTACGATTCTTCAAACACATACcatattgaagaaggataCGAACACGTTGGATTCGAGGACAATGTACAAAAACTATTAAATATTTAACATTATTTATTCATAGACAGTCATAACATAATGCATATCATAATATCTATTAGTATCAAGATGGGGTTCCTCAACTCAGTATGCGCTTGATATTTCTGACTGCACTAAAATATTGTTGTGAAATACTGGAAATCTGgtataaaagaaaataagaaCCTTAAAACCAGCGcaaaatcaattcattaAAAGCACAAGACCTGAACTAAAATTGAGCTGAACCCTGCATCAAAGCCGACCGtaaagcaaaaaaaaatgccGTCATTCGCTTTCAAAAGAGCATTGACAAGAGCCTTCCACACAGACATTGCGTTTGCATTTGACATAGATGGTGTTTTACTGAGATCCAAGACTCCAATTCCAGGTGCATCTGAGGCTTTAAAACTGctaaacaaagaaaagatccCATATATACTGCTGACCAACGGAGGTGGTGTGCTTGAGAACAAACGTACCGAACTTATTTCAGACGCATTGGATGTTGAAATCTCACCGTTACAAATCGTGCAGAGTCATACTCCATTTAAGGCTCTAGTTAATAAACACAAGAAAGTACTATGCTCTGGGGTTGACACTGTCAGAGACGTCGCTGAGAAATACGGATTCGAGAAGGTGATTCAACCAATTGACGTCCTAGCATATAACAAGGATATTTCTCCTTTTACAGCTGTCACTGAAgaacatttgaaaagagtAGCCAAAAGACACGAATCGTTGTTGGAAACTCCATTCGATGCGATCATGGTTTTCAGCGATCCAAAAGATTGGGCCACTGATATCCAAGTTATATCTGATTTATTGAACAGTGATCGTGGGTACCTTGGTACACTGAGGAAAGGTAGTAGTGAAGAACCATCAATTCCAATATATTTCTCTAACGATGATTTACTATGGGCCAATCATTATCATTTGAACAGATTTGGACAAGGTGCATTTAGGCTCATCATCAATAGTTTATATTCAAAGCTGAATGATGAGAAAAAATTAAACGATACTGTCATTGGTAAACCATCTAAGCTGACCTACGATTTCGCTAACAACGTGTTGGTAGATTGGAGACAGAAATTAATCGATGGGAAGACAGATTCCACAGAACAGTTATTACCGCGATTGGGTGTTCCACCAAAAAATTCGCCATTTGAGAAAGTGTACATGGTGGGCGACAATCCAGCAAGTGATATCATCGGAGCGTTCAATTACGGATGGGAGAGCTGCTTAGTAAGAACCGGTGTTTTTGCTGATGGTGACAAATTACCTTGCAAACCAACAATGATTGTCGATAACGTATTGGAAGCCGTTACCAAATCCATGGAAAGGCATTGAACGCAACTTATTGAGTTAGAGCCCATGAACTATATGGAATATAATTAGACCTAGTATTTGTTGAGACAATGAATTAAAATATACATAGTTTGTAATAGAAAACAGAGTTCATATCATTTGATGTAATGATGCAAGTAAGAGTAAAAAGTCAcgatatatatatattagGGTAGAAGCCAATGAGGCTAAGGCAAAAGAAAAACGATGACAGGTATGTTCCGCAAGTTGTCAATTGACCAGCACATCAAAGTAAAATCATCAGAATCCTGTCCATGATGAAACTATTGATGTGTTCTCTCTTGTACTAAAAATTATGATATACTGGAACCATTTCCGTTTGATAATTAGAGTGCATTTTATGAAAAGTTCAGTCGGCTTAACTGGTAAGATAAAGTCTATTTGTAGAGCCCTGCTTTTAGTTTAGAGTCCGTTTTTAGAAGTAAATTCTGACCCACATTAGATGTGAATCTTTGGTACAATAGGTTGCTCCTTGTGTAACTTATCAGCGTTTCTTTGATGCATTTGATCCTTACAGGATT
Proteins encoded in this window:
- a CDS encoding uncharacterized protein (similar to uniprot|P36151 Saccharomyces cerevisiae YKR070W Hypothetical ORF) — encoded protein: MPSFAFKRALTRAFHTDIAFAFDIDGVLLRSKTPIPGASEALKLLNKEKIPYILLTNGGGVLENKRTELISDALDVEISPLQIVQSHTPFKALVNKHKKVLCSGVDTVRDVAEKYGFEKVIQPIDVLAYNKDISPFTAVTEEHLKRVAKRHESLLETPFDAIMVFSDPKDWATDIQVISDLLNSDRGYLGTLRKGSSEEPSIPIYFSNDDLLWANHYHLNRFGQGAFRLIINSLYSKLNDEKKLNDTVIGKPSKLTYDFANNVLVDWRQKLIDGKTDSTEQLLPRLGVPPKNSPFEKVYMVGDNPASDIIGAFNYGWESCLVRTGVFADGDKLPCKPTMIVDNVLEAVTKSMERH